The Venturia canescens isolate UGA chromosome 4, ASM1945775v1, whole genome shotgun sequence genomic interval TATGTGATATTTATTTGCTCTGGTGTGAACGATAAACACCAGAGTGTTGTTATCCTCTATCTTTTTCATGGCTGCTTCCGTCGTCAATGGAAACTTTATGATGTTCACGGCATCCATCCTAATTAAAAACGTACCAATTATTGTCCATTTACAAGATTAAGATACTGTGCAGAAGTTGACGAATTGAAAGATAAAATTTCAGTATTGTGTTTATGGTGTTTTCACGCTTGGTCAAAGAGATTCCCACAAATATATCATCATCaaacaataaaattcaatcgatATCCTCAAATACTGTGTTAATTAATGTTTTGATAAGGAAAACCTAATCAATCTTACCGGTTCCTATTTGGTACAGATTTTCTTGGGTACTTTGGGTTCCTGGGTGGTCTGAAGGTCTTGGGACGATGGAAATGTACTGAAGTACGGATTTTCCGAACGCGCGATCCATGAACTCCTTTCAAGATCTGTatgagcaataaaaaaaatttcaagtttcaaaataaatgatgATGGAAACAAAAgttaaaaatgttgaaaaagttCAAATCAGATTTGTGTTATAATAATTTGTTTTCACATGTTTTTCAAAGAGATTCCCACACATAAATCATCATGTAGCGAAAGTACGACGTAGAAAGGAtatgaaaaagtgtatttttcaCTGGAGTATCAACCTTTTTCTGTGCTTTCAGGGCTTTCTGAACCGGAGCGGCCGGAGCTTTGCCACCTTTCGGTGTCTTCTTAACTGCCCCAACATTCTTTTTGGGTTTGGGTGCTGCTGGCTTGGCAGGAGCTTTAACAGCGGGTTTCGCTGCCGGTTTGCTCGCGGCCTTGGTTGCTGCAGGCTTGGCAGCTGCGGGTTTCTTTGCCGCTGGCTTGGCCGCTGCAGGTTTTGTTACTTTAGCAGACGAAGTCGATGCCGCTGGAGTCGCAGTCGCTGGCTTCTTCTCTGCCTTCTTCtcagtttttttctcagcagACTTACTGCctgaattgttgaaaaaacattgttacTTTTTAGATACATCTTCCAGAgtcaaaatgagaaaaattatcatcatatcgagcaaaatatttttccaatcagTCTGTGTTCATGACCAATCAACCACAGTGGGTAGTTTTCAAGGATTTTATAGCATAATTCATTATTACTCGAGAGTAGatattgacaattttttttgtccaaaGATCTAATAATGGATAATGCCCAATCAATTATTTGTATGTAAAAAATTCCACAGAATTGCAAAatgactgaaaatatttcacatgaatgagagcattttttcaagttatttattttcttcactaAATACAGTTGTTCCGCGT includes:
- the RpL23A gene encoding 60S ribosomal protein L23a, producing the protein MAPKPKPTEKTGSKSAEKKTEKKAEKKPATATPAASTSSAKVTKPAAAKPAAKKPAAAKPAATKAASKPAAKPAVKAPAKPAAPKPKKNVGAVKKTPKGGKAPAAPVQKALKAQKKILKGVHGSRVRKIRTSVHFHRPKTFRPPRNPKYPRKSVPNRNRMDAVNIIKFPLTTEAAMKKIEDNNTLVFIVHTRANKYHIKASVKKLYDIDVAKVNTLIRPDGKKKAYVRLARDYDALDVANKIGII